Proteins encoded together in one Ciona intestinalis chromosome 1, KH, whole genome shotgun sequence window:
- the LOC100179425 gene encoding transmembrane and coiled-coil domains protein 1-like isoform X3, whose amino-acid sequence MKQNKTQHSNIKSIFQRGFKSKSAGSGLECDPVELQRVSFATSIDQLPERPSAFKQVLRQIGTSRNNLGGNKMKRVHSFKKLSKDRSNSPQGRLSVTSTSSSAPNNLEVNPTRPRSSSSSSFTPTSDVKPLNFNDDLSLTTREPRSSMDSVHQAKTNEIQPIVAPLLMTTASDVSYDAVDGSPGVSEAQRNRQLVEHIQQKILKISEAIKLEQSTRDENVGDYLKLAGNADKQQVARIKSVFEKKNQKSNAAIAQLKKKFDTYHRRLREIESSGAVGRQSKSLRDVGANLRDFSGGVVDSVKGGLSGLQQATQNAAGAIASKPKDLASKLKNKFGSADNLSSLKYEEGGLEDTSLDYRYTSADDVSSTSSIDIGLSINHDEHVVHNSILSGPDSPHSGLRRVDPQYMQAIINQVAGVKSDLVSTQVAHQQFEVEWEDWKRLEQNTIDLLTRSLQEERFRCERLEVQLNDLTELHQREVTNLKQELFSMEEKVEYHASERARDMQEAIESCQTRLAKMELQQQQLVSVDGLENATARALLGKLINLLLSVMAVLLVLVSTVSGLLKPLTKSPVRVISTVVVIISIIIAYKTWDTIPMMSSMMSSR is encoded by the exons A tgaaacagaataaaacccaacattcaaatataaagAGTATTTTCCAACGTGGTTTTAAAAGTAAGTCAGCTGGTTCTGGGTTGGAATGTGACCCCGTGGAATTACAACGCGTGTCATTTGCTACGTCAATCGATCAATTACCTGAAAGACCCTCAGCGTTTAAACAG GTCCTGAGGCAAATTGGCACGTCCCGTAATAATCTTGGTGGAAACAAAATGAAACGAGTCCACAGTTTCAAGAAGTTATCAAAAGATCGAAGCAATTCACCCCAG GGTCGATTATCGGTGACGAGTACGTCATCATCCGCTCCCAACAACTTGGAGGTAAACCCTACACGACCTAG ATCATCATCAAGTTCATCCTTCACGCCAACATCCGATGTCAAACCTTTGAATTTCAACGATGATTTATCTTTG ACGACCCGGGAGCCGAGGTCGAGCATGGACAGCGTGCATCAGGCAAAAACAAACGAAATCCAACCGATTGTTGCCCCATTATTGATGACAACTGCTTCAG ATGTATCGTACGACGCAGTAGATGGGTCACCCGGTGTTAGCGAGGCGCAACGTAACAGACAACTTGTCGAACatattcaacaaaaaatattaaagatcAG TGAAGCCATCAAACTTGAGCAATCCACGCGCGATGAAAACGTGGGCGATTATTTAAAGTTGGCTGGCAATGCTGATAAACAACAAGTAgcgaggataaaaagtgtCTTCGAGAAAAAGAATCAAAAATCCAACGCAGCCATAGCACAG CTAAAGAAGAAGTTCGACACGTACCATCGTAGATTGCGCGAGATCGAATCAAGCGGGGCCGTGGGTCGTCAGAGTAAATCGTTACGGGATGTCGGGGCAAACTTACGTGACTTCTCGGGTGGGGTGGTGGATAGTGTGAAGGGGGGGCTGTCGGGGTTGCAACAG GCAACGCAGAATGCTGCTGGAGCGATCGCTTCCAAACCCAAGGACCTCGCTTCGAAGTTGAAGAATAAATTTGGAAGCGCGGATAATTTATCCTCGTTAAAATATGAGGAGGGTGGTTTGGAAG ACACTTCACTAGACTACCGTTACACGAGCGCAGACGACGTTAGTTCCACTTCCTCCATTGATATCGGGCTGTCAATCAACCACGACGAGCATGTTGTGCATAACTCTATATTATCGGGACCCGACAGCCCACATAGTGGATTAAGGAGAGTCGACCCACAATATATGCAAGCCATCATCAACCAAGTAGCTGGAGTGAAGTCAGATCTTGTG AGCACCCAGGTGGCTCACCAGCAGTTTGAGGTGGAGTGGGAAGATTGGAAACGATTGGAACAAAATACGATCGACCTTCTTACAAGGTCGCTACAAGAGGAAAGATTCAg aTGCGAGCGATTAGAGGTTCAATTAAACGACTTGACTGAACTCCACCAACGTGAAGTTACCAACCTTAAACAGGAGTTGTTTAGTATGGAGGAGAAAGTGGAGTATCATGCTAGTGAGAGAGCAAGGGATATGCAG GAAGCGATAGAAAGTTGCCAAACCAGGTTGGCGAAAATGGAACTCCAGCAACAACAATTGGTATCAGTTGATGGATTGGAGAACGCTACAGCTCGAGCTTTATTGGGAAAGCTGATTAATTTGTTGTTGTCAGTGATGGCTGTGTTGTTGGTGCTAGTGTCAACTGTTTCAGGGTTGCTTAAACCACTCACCAAGTCC
- the LOC100179425 gene encoding transmembrane and coiled-coil domains protein 1-like isoform X2: MCIVGWSQLKYIVVVLAMDVNDDNNVKQNKTQHSNIKSIFQRGFKSKSAGSGLECDPVELQRVSFATSIDQLPERPSAFKQVLRQIGTSRNNLGGNKMKRVHSFKKLSKDRSNSPQGRLSVTSTSSSAPNNLEVNPTRPRSSSSSSFTPTSDVKPLNFNDDLSLTTREPRSSMDSVHQAKTNEIQPIVAPLLMTTASDVSYDAVDGSPGVSEAQRNRQLVEHIQQKILKISEAIKLEQSTRDENVGDYLKLAGNADKQQVARIKSVFEKKNQKSNAAIAQLKKKFDTYHRRLREIESSGAVGRQSKSLRDVGANLRDFSGGVVDSVKGGLSGLQQATQNAAGAIASKPKDLASKLKNKFGSADNLSSLKYEEGGLEDTSLDYRYTSADDVSSTSSIDIGLSINHDEHVVHNSILSGPDSPHSGLRRVDPQYMQAIINQVAGVKSDLVSTQVAHQQFEVEWEDWKRLEQNTIDLLTRSLQEERFRCERLEVQLNDLTELHQREVTNLKQELFSMEEKVEYHASERARDMQEAIESCQTRLAKMELQQQQLVSVDGLENATARALLGKLINLLLSVMAVLLVLVSTVSGLLKPLTKSPVRVISTVVVIISIIIAYKTWDTIPMMSSMMSSR, from the exons ATGTGTATTGTAGGTTGGTCGCAGTTGaaatatattgttgttgttttagcCATGGATGTTAACGATGATAATAATG tgaaacagaataaaacccaacattcaaatataaagAGTATTTTCCAACGTGGTTTTAAAAGTAAGTCAGCTGGTTCTGGGTTGGAATGTGACCCCGTGGAATTACAACGCGTGTCATTTGCTACGTCAATCGATCAATTACCTGAAAGACCCTCAGCGTTTAAACAG GTCCTGAGGCAAATTGGCACGTCCCGTAATAATCTTGGTGGAAACAAAATGAAACGAGTCCACAGTTTCAAGAAGTTATCAAAAGATCGAAGCAATTCACCCCAG GGTCGATTATCGGTGACGAGTACGTCATCATCCGCTCCCAACAACTTGGAGGTAAACCCTACACGACCTAG ATCATCATCAAGTTCATCCTTCACGCCAACATCCGATGTCAAACCTTTGAATTTCAACGATGATTTATCTTTG ACGACCCGGGAGCCGAGGTCGAGCATGGACAGCGTGCATCAGGCAAAAACAAACGAAATCCAACCGATTGTTGCCCCATTATTGATGACAACTGCTTCAG ATGTATCGTACGACGCAGTAGATGGGTCACCCGGTGTTAGCGAGGCGCAACGTAACAGACAACTTGTCGAACatattcaacaaaaaatattaaagatcAG TGAAGCCATCAAACTTGAGCAATCCACGCGCGATGAAAACGTGGGCGATTATTTAAAGTTGGCTGGCAATGCTGATAAACAACAAGTAgcgaggataaaaagtgtCTTCGAGAAAAAGAATCAAAAATCCAACGCAGCCATAGCACAG CTAAAGAAGAAGTTCGACACGTACCATCGTAGATTGCGCGAGATCGAATCAAGCGGGGCCGTGGGTCGTCAGAGTAAATCGTTACGGGATGTCGGGGCAAACTTACGTGACTTCTCGGGTGGGGTGGTGGATAGTGTGAAGGGGGGGCTGTCGGGGTTGCAACAG GCAACGCAGAATGCTGCTGGAGCGATCGCTTCCAAACCCAAGGACCTCGCTTCGAAGTTGAAGAATAAATTTGGAAGCGCGGATAATTTATCCTCGTTAAAATATGAGGAGGGTGGTTTGGAAG ACACTTCACTAGACTACCGTTACACGAGCGCAGACGACGTTAGTTCCACTTCCTCCATTGATATCGGGCTGTCAATCAACCACGACGAGCATGTTGTGCATAACTCTATATTATCGGGACCCGACAGCCCACATAGTGGATTAAGGAGAGTCGACCCACAATATATGCAAGCCATCATCAACCAAGTAGCTGGAGTGAAGTCAGATCTTGTG AGCACCCAGGTGGCTCACCAGCAGTTTGAGGTGGAGTGGGAAGATTGGAAACGATTGGAACAAAATACGATCGACCTTCTTACAAGGTCGCTACAAGAGGAAAGATTCAg aTGCGAGCGATTAGAGGTTCAATTAAACGACTTGACTGAACTCCACCAACGTGAAGTTACCAACCTTAAACAGGAGTTGTTTAGTATGGAGGAGAAAGTGGAGTATCATGCTAGTGAGAGAGCAAGGGATATGCAG GAAGCGATAGAAAGTTGCCAAACCAGGTTGGCGAAAATGGAACTCCAGCAACAACAATTGGTATCAGTTGATGGATTGGAGAACGCTACAGCTCGAGCTTTATTGGGAAAGCTGATTAATTTGTTGTTGTCAGTGATGGCTGTGTTGTTGGTGCTAGTGTCAACTGTTTCAGGGTTGCTTAAACCACTCACCAAGTCC
- the LOC100179425 gene encoding transmembrane and coiled-coil domains protein 1-like isoform X1, producing the protein MEQVDVDDIEEHDGEVIVDAAEPINREHKSSFLPKSVLQLTKFNRAKVADTSSTTSTSAPQTPTDGDVTNPMDDSHATLGVEKEINSVVRSRSLENYYREQLDRNDHKKSFKARLFGSTTALPTISAPSFLRRRNVHDECDEGGGLKLNKRKQRMKGDVTADVEFMWQPSTTREPRSSMDSVHQAKTNEIQPIVAPLLMTTASDVSYDAVDGSPGVSEAQRNRQLVEHIQQKILKISEAIKLEQSTRDENVGDYLKLAGNADKQQVARIKSVFEKKNQKSNAAIAQLKKKFDTYHRRLREIESSGAVGRQSKSLRDVGANLRDFSGGVVDSVKGGLSGLQQATQNAAGAIASKPKDLASKLKNKFGSADNLSSLKYEEGGLEDTSLDYRYTSADDVSSTSSIDIGLSINHDEHVVHNSILSGPDSPHSGLRRVDPQYMQAIINQVAGVKSDLVSTQVAHQQFEVEWEDWKRLEQNTIDLLTRSLQEERFRCERLEVQLNDLTELHQREVTNLKQELFSMEEKVEYHASERARDMQEAIESCQTRLAKMELQQQQLVSVDGLENATARALLGKLINLLLSVMAVLLVLVSTVSGLLKPLTKSPVRVISTVVVIISIIIAYKTWDTIPMMSSMMSSR; encoded by the exons atggaaCAAGTTGATGTTGACGACATAGAGGAGCACGATGGTGAGGTGATTGTAGATGCAGCCGAACCAATCAACAGGGAACACAAATCCTCATTCCTACCAAAGTCTGTCCTTCAACTTACCAAGTTTAATCGAGCGAAAGTTGCCGACACATCGTCAACAACGAGTACATCGGCCCCACAAACCCCCACAGatggtgatgtcacaaaccCCATGGATGACTCGCATGCAACCCTTGGTGTGGAGAAGGAAATCAACTCAGTCGTTCGATCGCGGTCGCTAGAAAATTATTATCGCGAACAATTAGATCGAAACGATCACAAGAAGTCGTTCAAAGCTCGGTTGTTCGGGAGCACCACAGCCCTACCTACCATATCCGCCCCGAGCTTTTTGAGAAGGAGGAATGTTCATGATGAATGCGATGAAGGGGGAGGCTTGAAGTTGAATAAGAGGAAGCAACGGATGAAGGGAGATGTGACAGCGGATGTGGAGTTTATGTGGCAGCCATCG ACGACCCGGGAGCCGAGGTCGAGCATGGACAGCGTGCATCAGGCAAAAACAAACGAAATCCAACCGATTGTTGCCCCATTATTGATGACAACTGCTTCAG ATGTATCGTACGACGCAGTAGATGGGTCACCCGGTGTTAGCGAGGCGCAACGTAACAGACAACTTGTCGAACatattcaacaaaaaatattaaagatcAG TGAAGCCATCAAACTTGAGCAATCCACGCGCGATGAAAACGTGGGCGATTATTTAAAGTTGGCTGGCAATGCTGATAAACAACAAGTAgcgaggataaaaagtgtCTTCGAGAAAAAGAATCAAAAATCCAACGCAGCCATAGCACAG CTAAAGAAGAAGTTCGACACGTACCATCGTAGATTGCGCGAGATCGAATCAAGCGGGGCCGTGGGTCGTCAGAGTAAATCGTTACGGGATGTCGGGGCAAACTTACGTGACTTCTCGGGTGGGGTGGTGGATAGTGTGAAGGGGGGGCTGTCGGGGTTGCAACAG GCAACGCAGAATGCTGCTGGAGCGATCGCTTCCAAACCCAAGGACCTCGCTTCGAAGTTGAAGAATAAATTTGGAAGCGCGGATAATTTATCCTCGTTAAAATATGAGGAGGGTGGTTTGGAAG ACACTTCACTAGACTACCGTTACACGAGCGCAGACGACGTTAGTTCCACTTCCTCCATTGATATCGGGCTGTCAATCAACCACGACGAGCATGTTGTGCATAACTCTATATTATCGGGACCCGACAGCCCACATAGTGGATTAAGGAGAGTCGACCCACAATATATGCAAGCCATCATCAACCAAGTAGCTGGAGTGAAGTCAGATCTTGTG AGCACCCAGGTGGCTCACCAGCAGTTTGAGGTGGAGTGGGAAGATTGGAAACGATTGGAACAAAATACGATCGACCTTCTTACAAGGTCGCTACAAGAGGAAAGATTCAg aTGCGAGCGATTAGAGGTTCAATTAAACGACTTGACTGAACTCCACCAACGTGAAGTTACCAACCTTAAACAGGAGTTGTTTAGTATGGAGGAGAAAGTGGAGTATCATGCTAGTGAGAGAGCAAGGGATATGCAG GAAGCGATAGAAAGTTGCCAAACCAGGTTGGCGAAAATGGAACTCCAGCAACAACAATTGGTATCAGTTGATGGATTGGAGAACGCTACAGCTCGAGCTTTATTGGGAAAGCTGATTAATTTGTTGTTGTCAGTGATGGCTGTGTTGTTGGTGCTAGTGTCAACTGTTTCAGGGTTGCTTAAACCACTCACCAAGTCC